A stretch of Camelina sativa cultivar DH55 chromosome 18, Cs, whole genome shotgun sequence DNA encodes these proteins:
- the LOC104763520 gene encoding ATP-dependent DNA helicase PIF4-like has product MLMSGGSLSTIEKTPQPSRETIDNSNHLIVEEMKYNKEEEKQNHDKWVKMLTSEQKGIYDEILDDVLNDKRGVFFVYGSGGRRKTFIWKTLSAGVRYKGMIVIDTASSGIASLLLPSGKTAHSRFRIKITLDDSTSCNMNPNDDVANLMDVASLIIWDEAPMMSKYCFKNLDRSLNNCIGKGCKKPFGGKVVVFGGDFRQILHVINGAGRAEIVLSSLMHLIYGSIARY; this is encoded by the coding sequence ATGTTGATGAGTGGTGGGTCATTATCTACCATTGAAAAGACGCCTCAGCCGTCAAGAGAAACAATTGATAATTCCAATCATTTGATTGTAGAAGAGATGAAATACAACAAGGaggaggaaaaacaaaatcatgataAATGGGTTAAGATGTTAACTTCGGAGCAGAAAGGAATTTATGATGAGATTTTGGATGATGTATTGAATGACAAAAGAGGAGTGTTTTTCGTTTACGGATCTGGTGGCAGACGTAAAACATTCATCTGGAAGACTTTATCTGCGGGTGTTAGGTATAAGGGAATGATTGTCATTGATACAGCTTCAAGTGGAATTGCGTCTCTTTTACTTCCTAGTGGCAAGACAGCACATTCCAGGTTTCGAATAAAAATCACTCTTGATGATAGTACATCATGTAACATGAATCCTAATGATGATGTTGCAAATCTAATGGATGTGGCTTCCCTAATTATATGGGATGAAGCTCCAATGATGAGCAAGTATTGTTTTAAGAATTTGGATAGAAGCCTGAATAACTGTATTGGAAAAGGATGCAAGAAGCCTTTTGGTGGTAAGGTGGTTGTTTTTGGGGGAGATTTCAGACAAATCCTACATGTGATTAATGGTGCAGGACGAGCAGAGATTGTTTTGTCATCCTTAATGCATCTT